A genome region from Acidobacteriota bacterium includes the following:
- a CDS encoding DEAD/DEAH box helicase: MSLDAFHPAVAQWFSETFGEPTEPQRMGWPLIREGRNVLISAPTGSGKTLSAFLCEIDDLARRGLRGQLEDEIQVVYVSPLKALANDIRANLLSPLREIAQGATRMGLELPEIRPQVRSGDTPQSERRKMLQHPPHILVTTPESLYILLTSEYGRRALSTTRTVILDEIHSLARDKRGSHLLLTLERLEALCGRPLQRIGLSATVKPVEKMARYLVGRDRHCEIVDVGHRRQTDLEVEIPEDELAAVPSHDTWQDVYRLLARYIGEHKTTLVFVNTRRLAERVTHHLSEMLGEELVACHHGSLSKEIRLSAERRLKKGELKAVVATASLELGIDIGHVDLVCQIGATRAIALALQRIGRSGHWKGAIPKGRLIALSRDDLLECAALVHAVGRGDLDRILIPHSPLDVLAQQIVAECASRDWKEEELFRVLSRAMPYNQLERRDYEALLAMLSEGTSTRKGRRGAYLHRDRVNGLVRGRRNARLSAITSGGAIPEVADYLVKMDPGDIPVGSVDEDFALESSKGDIFLLGNTSWRIRKLEEGVLRVEDAQGAAPTIPFWFGEVPGRTQELSQALSEVRCKAVESSPEEAGQWLQEHCGLDASAARQAVDYLRAGQRALGGRMPSLDCLVAERFFDEGGGMQLIIHSPLGSRLNRAWGLALRKKFCRSFNFELQAAATENGICISLSDQHSFPLESVFAFLTSHNVREVLVQATLDSPLFPTRWRWNAGRALQVLRFAGGKKVPPQLQRMRSQDLLASVFPESAACLENIVGDIEVPDHPLVKDTLHDCLTEAMDVEALEDLLAAIEEGRVECAAVDTPEPSPLSHEILNANPYAFLDDAPLEERRARAVQTRRFLPPREEEMGLLDASAIQRVVEEAAPLMRNADELHDALLTLIVLPEEKDDELQACFQELHPLAVAARGQGGTYRQASGQTASSLAGNGESLPHRALRVELQGEDGVRRVLWVAVERALIIEKIYGLRLTRDEDFLWNRDRDLSREESLRELVRGRMETCGPVTAHELADAYGLPLGDIEIALAGLEGQGQILRGSFRPGGETALEWCDRRLLARIHRLTLGRLRRQIEAVSESTFMRFLLRWQHLVPGTRLHGQAGLEQVLEQLQGLEAPASAWESVLLPARLSDYSPDLLDNLCLSGRFAWGRLSVRSGYGEDASESGRSGRPTKLAPVAFFHRQDLRGLLGLHHGQGDPAADLSAHGQAVLETLRRLGASFLDDLVDASGLLPSQVEEGLWELAASGLATADGFDNLRRLIDPKRRRKPVRRKSLRRGRAMPRKQGSPTGRWTLLRPHLSQAGGEGMQTERQETEAVESYARQLLARWGVVFRDLAQRESLNVPWRDLLMILRRMESRGEVRGGRFVSGPRGEQFALPEAVDALRHLRRSGTPQEPERISISAADPLNLTGILLPGPRVRPHPGTRIHFENGSVVDAPASPAVRRLIAQMQG, translated from the coding sequence ATGAGTCTGGACGCATTTCATCCGGCGGTGGCGCAGTGGTTTTCGGAGACCTTCGGTGAGCCTACCGAGCCGCAGCGAATGGGCTGGCCGCTGATCAGGGAGGGGCGCAACGTCCTCATCTCGGCTCCCACGGGATCGGGCAAGACGCTGTCGGCCTTCTTGTGCGAAATCGACGACCTGGCCCGCCGCGGACTGCGGGGCCAACTCGAGGACGAGATTCAGGTCGTCTACGTCTCTCCCCTCAAGGCGCTGGCCAACGACATCCGGGCCAACCTGCTCAGTCCGCTGCGGGAGATCGCTCAAGGCGCCACGCGCATGGGCCTGGAGCTCCCCGAAATCCGTCCCCAGGTGCGCAGCGGCGATACGCCCCAATCAGAACGCCGCAAGATGCTTCAGCATCCTCCCCATATCCTGGTCACCACCCCGGAATCCCTCTACATCCTGCTCACAAGCGAGTACGGGCGCAGAGCCCTCAGCACCACGCGGACGGTCATCCTCGACGAGATCCACTCGCTGGCCCGCGACAAGCGCGGCTCCCACCTGCTGCTGACGCTGGAGAGGCTGGAGGCCCTTTGCGGACGTCCGCTGCAACGCATCGGACTCTCGGCCACCGTCAAACCGGTGGAAAAGATGGCCCGCTACCTGGTGGGCCGGGACCGGCACTGCGAGATCGTGGACGTGGGGCATCGCCGCCAGACGGACCTCGAGGTGGAGATCCCCGAGGACGAATTGGCGGCCGTCCCTTCCCACGACACCTGGCAGGACGTCTACCGCCTGCTGGCCCGCTACATCGGGGAACACAAGACCACGCTGGTCTTCGTCAACACCCGGCGCCTGGCCGAGCGCGTCACCCACCACCTCTCGGAGATGCTGGGCGAGGAGCTGGTCGCTTGCCACCACGGCAGCCTCTCCAAAGAAATCCGCCTCAGCGCCGAACGGCGCCTCAAGAAGGGCGAACTGAAGGCGGTGGTGGCCACGGCTTCGCTGGAGCTGGGCATCGACATCGGTCACGTCGACCTGGTGTGCCAGATCGGCGCCACACGCGCCATCGCCCTGGCCTTGCAGCGCATCGGACGCTCGGGACACTGGAAGGGCGCCATTCCCAAAGGACGCCTCATCGCCCTCAGCCGCGACGACCTGCTGGAATGCGCCGCCCTGGTCCACGCCGTCGGACGCGGCGACCTGGACCGCATCCTCATCCCCCACAGTCCGCTGGACGTGCTGGCCCAGCAGATCGTGGCCGAATGCGCCTCGCGCGACTGGAAGGAGGAGGAGCTTTTCCGGGTGCTGAGCCGGGCCATGCCCTACAACCAACTCGAGCGCCGCGACTATGAGGCCCTGCTGGCCATGCTTTCGGAAGGCACCTCTACCCGCAAGGGACGCCGGGGGGCCTATCTGCACCGCGACCGCGTCAACGGCCTGGTGCGGGGACGCCGCAACGCCCGCCTCAGCGCCATCACTTCGGGAGGCGCCATCCCCGAGGTGGCCGACTATCTGGTCAAGATGGACCCGGGAGACATCCCCGTCGGCAGCGTCGACGAGGACTTCGCGCTGGAAAGCTCCAAGGGGGACATCTTTCTGCTGGGCAACACCTCCTGGCGCATCCGCAAGCTGGAGGAAGGCGTCCTGCGAGTCGAGGACGCTCAGGGCGCCGCTCCCACCATTCCCTTCTGGTTCGGCGAAGTGCCGGGACGCACCCAGGAGCTTTCCCAGGCCCTCAGCGAAGTGCGCTGCAAGGCCGTGGAATCGTCCCCCGAGGAGGCCGGGCAATGGCTGCAAGAACACTGCGGACTGGACGCCTCGGCGGCCCGCCAGGCGGTGGACTATCTGCGGGCCGGGCAGCGGGCGCTGGGAGGACGCATGCCTAGCCTCGACTGCCTGGTGGCCGAGCGCTTCTTCGACGAGGGCGGAGGCATGCAGCTCATCATCCACTCGCCCCTGGGCAGCCGCCTCAACCGCGCCTGGGGGCTGGCCCTGCGCAAGAAGTTCTGCCGCTCCTTCAACTTCGAGCTGCAGGCGGCGGCCACCGAGAACGGCATCTGCATCTCGCTCAGCGACCAGCACAGCTTTCCGCTGGAGAGCGTCTTCGCCTTCCTCACCTCGCACAACGTCCGCGAGGTGCTGGTTCAGGCCACGCTCGACTCGCCCCTCTTCCCCACCCGCTGGCGCTGGAACGCGGGACGGGCCCTGCAAGTGCTGCGCTTCGCCGGCGGCAAGAAGGTGCCTCCCCAGCTTCAGCGCATGCGCTCCCAAGACCTGCTGGCCTCGGTCTTTCCCGAGTCCGCCGCCTGCCTCGAAAACATCGTGGGCGACATCGAAGTGCCCGACCATCCGCTGGTTAAGGACACCCTCCACGACTGCCTCACCGAGGCCATGGACGTCGAGGCCCTGGAAGACCTGCTGGCCGCCATCGAAGAGGGACGGGTCGAATGCGCGGCGGTCGACACGCCGGAGCCCTCGCCCCTCTCCCACGAGATCCTCAACGCCAATCCCTACGCCTTTTTGGACGACGCCCCGCTGGAAGAACGGCGGGCCCGGGCGGTGCAGACCCGGCGCTTCCTGCCTCCCCGCGAAGAAGAGATGGGCCTGCTCGACGCTTCGGCCATCCAGAGGGTGGTGGAAGAAGCCGCGCCGCTGATGCGCAACGCCGACGAACTGCACGACGCGCTGCTGACGCTCATCGTCCTGCCCGAGGAGAAAGACGACGAGCTTCAGGCCTGCTTTCAGGAGCTTCATCCCCTGGCCGTGGCCGCGCGGGGCCAAGGTGGAACTTACCGGCAAGCCTCCGGCCAGACCGCATCGAGCCTGGCCGGTAACGGCGAGTCTTTACCGCATCGGGCGCTGCGGGTGGAGCTGCAGGGCGAGGACGGAGTGCGGCGCGTCCTCTGGGTAGCGGTCGAGCGCGCCTTGATCATCGAAAAGATCTACGGACTGCGATTGACCCGGGACGAAGACTTCCTGTGGAACCGCGACCGCGACCTGTCGCGGGAAGAGTCGCTGCGCGAGCTGGTGCGCGGACGCATGGAAACCTGCGGCCCGGTCACGGCCCACGAACTGGCCGATGCTTACGGCCTTCCGCTGGGCGATATCGAAATCGCCCTGGCCGGCCTGGAGGGCCAGGGGCAGATCCTGCGGGGCAGCTTCCGCCCGGGCGGAGAAACCGCGCTGGAATGGTGCGACCGCCGACTGCTGGCCCGCATCCACCGTCTCACCCTGGGACGCCTTCGCCGCCAGATCGAAGCGGTCTCGGAGTCCACCTTCATGCGCTTTCTGCTGCGCTGGCAACACCTCGTCCCGGGTACGCGGCTGCACGGGCAGGCCGGACTGGAACAGGTGCTGGAACAACTGCAAGGACTGGAAGCCCCGGCTTCGGCTTGGGAAAGCGTCCTCTTGCCGGCCCGCCTCTCCGACTACTCTCCCGACCTGCTCGACAACCTGTGCCTGTCGGGACGCTTCGCCTGGGGACGCCTGAGCGTCCGCAGCGGTTACGGCGAGGACGCCTCCGAGTCGGGCCGCTCCGGACGTCCCACCAAGCTGGCCCCGGTGGCCTTCTTTCACCGCCAGGACCTGCGCGGCCTGCTGGGTCTGCACCACGGTCAGGGCGACCCGGCTGCCGACCTTTCCGCCCACGGACAAGCGGTGCTGGAAACCCTGCGCCGGTTGGGCGCCAGTTTTCTCGACGACCTGGTGGATGCCAGCGGACTGCTGCCCTCTCAGGTGGAGGAAGGGCTGTGGGAACTGGCCGCTTCGGGCTTGGCCACCGCCGACGGCTTCGACAACCTGCGCCGTCTCATCGATCCCAAGCGCCGCCGCAAACCGGTGCGCCGCAAGTCGCTGCGCCGCGGACGCGCCATGCCGCGCAAGCAGGGGTCTCCCACCGGACGCTGGACGCTGCTGCGTCCTCACCTGTCCCAGGCCGGCGGCGAAGGGATGCAGACAGAGCGGCAAGAGACCGAGGCAGTCGAGTCCTACGCCCGCCAGTTGCTGGCCCGCTGGGGAGTGGTCTTCCGCGACCTGGCCCAGCGCGAGAGCCTCAACGTGCCCTGGCGCGACCTGCTCATGATCTTGCGGCGCATGGAGTCGCGCGGAGAGGTGCGCGGCGGACGCTTCGTCTCCGGACCCAGGGGCGAGCAGTTCGCCCTTCCCGAGGCGGTGGACGCCCTGCGCCACCTGCGCCGCTCGGGTACGCCCCAGGAGCCTGAACGCATCTCGATATCGGCCGCCGACCCGCTCAACCTGACGGGAATCCTGCTGCCCGGCCCCCGCGTCCGTCCCCATCCGGGCACCCGCATCCATTTCGAGAACGGCTCCGTCGTCGACGCCCCGGCCTCCCCCGCCGTCCGCCGCCTCATCGCCCAGATGCAAGGCTAG
- a CDS encoding FAD-dependent oxidoreductase: MSKKIIIVGGVAGGASCAARARRLCESCRIVIIDRGPYVSFANCGLPYYVGDVISNEAQLLVASPQLFQERFNIEVRTLSEVLSLDTRRRTIEVKNLRSDEVYREDYDALVLSPGAAPIRPPLPGIDLPGIFSLRTIPDSRRIREWLERRQSKHGAVIAGAGFIGMEMAENLSRRGLSITLLEKAEQILPSMDPEMAKPVEEHLRAQGVEIVLGDALRGFERRGDALRVLTESGRRLPAGLVILAMGVRPESTLARQAGLALGNQGAIRVDEQMRTSAPHVWAVGDAVEVRHVVSGTPRVFPLAGPANRQGRVAADSILERPSTFRGAQSTAVCGIFKLVVAQTGASEKGLLADGMNEFACVYLHPGHHVSYFPGARPIHLKLLFSRGDGKLLGAQAVGEKGVERRIDTIAMALQMNATVYDLEEAELCYAPQFGAAKDPVNMAGMIAANHLRGDLPLADWRQLSQTGALLVDVREPQEYEKEHVPGAVNVPLSQLRHRMHELPKDREIWVICMVGQRAYYAVRALRQNGYDAKNLSGGLQTYRYFQSL; this comes from the coding sequence ATGAGCAAGAAGATCATCATCGTCGGCGGCGTGGCGGGAGGGGCGTCCTGTGCGGCGCGGGCCAGAAGGCTGTGCGAAAGCTGCCGCATCGTCATCATCGACCGCGGACCCTACGTGTCCTTCGCCAACTGCGGCCTGCCCTACTATGTGGGCGACGTCATCTCCAACGAAGCCCAACTGCTGGTAGCCTCTCCCCAACTCTTCCAGGAGCGCTTCAACATCGAGGTGCGGACGCTGAGCGAGGTTCTCTCCCTGGATACCCGCCGGCGGACCATCGAGGTCAAGAACCTGCGCAGCGACGAGGTCTATCGGGAAGACTACGACGCTCTGGTGCTTTCTCCCGGAGCGGCTCCCATCCGCCCGCCGCTGCCGGGAATCGATCTGCCCGGCATTTTTTCGCTGCGCACCATTCCCGACTCGCGGCGCATCCGCGAGTGGCTCGAGCGGCGGCAAAGCAAGCATGGCGCGGTCATCGCGGGGGCCGGCTTCATCGGAATGGAGATGGCCGAAAACCTGTCGCGACGGGGCCTTTCCATCACCCTGCTGGAGAAGGCTGAGCAGATTCTTCCATCTATGGACCCTGAGATGGCCAAGCCCGTGGAAGAACATCTGCGCGCCCAGGGAGTGGAGATCGTGCTGGGCGACGCTCTGCGGGGCTTCGAAAGGCGGGGGGACGCCTTGCGGGTGCTGACCGAATCGGGCCGGCGCCTGCCGGCGGGACTGGTCATCCTGGCCATGGGAGTGCGTCCGGAGAGTACGCTGGCCCGCCAAGCCGGACTGGCGCTGGGGAATCAGGGAGCCATCAGGGTGGACGAACAGATGCGCACTTCCGCCCCCCACGTGTGGGCCGTGGGCGACGCCGTGGAAGTGCGTCATGTGGTCTCGGGGACTCCGCGCGTCTTTCCCCTGGCGGGACCCGCCAACCGGCAGGGACGAGTGGCCGCCGATTCCATCCTGGAACGGCCTTCCACCTTCCGCGGCGCCCAGTCGACGGCGGTCTGCGGCATCTTCAAACTGGTGGTGGCTCAGACCGGAGCCAGCGAGAAGGGGCTGCTGGCCGACGGCATGAATGAGTTCGCCTGCGTCTACCTGCATCCGGGACATCACGTCAGCTACTTCCCGGGGGCGCGGCCCATCCATCTGAAGCTTCTCTTCTCGCGGGGCGACGGCAAGCTGTTGGGAGCCCAGGCGGTGGGCGAAAAAGGAGTGGAGCGCCGCATCGACACCATCGCCATGGCCCTGCAAATGAACGCCACCGTCTACGATCTGGAAGAGGCCGAACTGTGCTACGCCCCCCAGTTCGGGGCCGCCAAAGATCCGGTCAACATGGCCGGAATGATCGCGGCCAACCACTTGAGAGGCGACCTGCCGCTGGCCGATTGGCGCCAATTGTCGCAAACCGGGGCCCTGCTGGTGGACGTCCGCGAGCCGCAGGAATACGAGAAGGAACACGTTCCGGGAGCGGTCAACGTGCCTCTTTCCCAACTGCGCCACCGCATGCACGAATTGCCCAAGGACCGCGAGATCTGGGTCATCTGCATGGTGGGCCAGCGGGCCTACTACGCCGTCCGCGCCCTGCGCCAAAACGGCTACGACGCCAAGAATCTCTCGGGCGGTCTGCAGACCTACCGCTACTTCCAGAGCCTCTGA
- a CDS encoding PHP-associated domain-containing protein, whose protein sequence is MQVVFERPDIAALRRDHMLVDMHFHSDHSHDCSTPVRDIVAAAEEMSVHLVITDHNAISGVLEAERLAPGRVFPGVEVTTWEGKDILLYFDDCDALENFFSREVAPFIRRNKSSLASCRTRLTTHKLFQAVQGRDILVTLPHPFVPGPRRSYPFFCKHPQFVQAADCIEVINQVLPHKSNLMAVGWAVQNGKPVTGGSDGHYLSMLGTAFTACKASNWTEFRREVLEGRALVMGEERNLRHQLTHVTRMLGEKAKVFQNRPARRRRTGPVGTLDS, encoded by the coding sequence ATGCAAGTTGTCTTCGAGAGGCCGGACATCGCCGCTCTGCGTCGAGACCACATGTTGGTCGACATGCACTTCCACAGCGATCATAGCCACGACTGCTCCACCCCGGTGCGCGACATCGTAGCGGCGGCGGAGGAGATGAGCGTGCATCTGGTCATCACCGACCACAACGCCATCAGCGGGGTTCTGGAAGCCGAACGGTTGGCTCCGGGACGGGTCTTCCCCGGCGTCGAGGTGACCACCTGGGAAGGCAAGGACATCTTGCTTTACTTCGACGACTGCGACGCCCTGGAAAACTTCTTCAGCCGCGAAGTGGCCCCCTTCATCCGGCGCAACAAGTCATCGCTGGCCAGTTGCCGCACCCGCCTGACCACCCACAAGCTCTTTCAGGCGGTGCAAGGGCGCGACATCCTGGTGACCTTGCCCCATCCTTTCGTGCCGGGTCCCCGCCGCAGCTATCCCTTCTTCTGCAAGCATCCTCAATTCGTGCAGGCGGCCGACTGCATCGAGGTCATCAATCAGGTGCTGCCCCACAAGAGCAATTTGATGGCGGTGGGATGGGCGGTGCAGAACGGAAAACCGGTGACCGGCGGCTCAGACGGACATTACCTGTCCATGCTGGGCACGGCTTTTACCGCCTGCAAGGCCTCCAACTGGACGGAATTCCGCCGCGAGGTGCTGGAGGGGCGGGCCTTGGTGATGGGCGAAGAGCGCAATCTGCGCCATCAACTCACCCACGTCACACGCATGCTGGGCGAGAAGGCTAAAGTCTTTCAGAACCGTCCGGCCCGCCGGCGGCGGACCGGACCGGTCGGCACTCTCGATTCCTAG
- a CDS encoding NIPSNAP family protein: MILLRVSYRVRAHQIGPFEGIFQQEILPLVREHRLKLAGIFKSKVGTVGEFIELWEFEDLQEFEELWPRLIGDPRLQDIFQRTGPMVEEETFHLFEPAAGSSGFAEGFS; this comes from the coding sequence ATGATCCTGTTGCGGGTAAGCTACCGGGTGCGCGCCCATCAGATCGGCCCCTTCGAAGGCATCTTCCAGCAAGAGATCCTCCCCCTGGTGCGCGAGCATCGACTCAAGCTGGCCGGCATTTTCAAGTCCAAGGTGGGGACGGTGGGCGAGTTCATCGAATTGTGGGAGTTCGAGGATTTGCAGGAGTTCGAGGAGCTCTGGCCCCGGCTGATCGGGGATCCGCGCCTGCAAGACATCTTCCAGCGCACCGGGCCCATGGTTGAGGAGGAGACTTTTCATCTTTTTGAGCCGGCGGCGGGGAGTAGCGGGTTTGCCGAGGGTTTTTCATGA
- the yhbY gene encoding ribosome assembly RNA-binding protein YhbY — translation MLGLSGSQRKYLKGLAHSLKPVVQVGQHGLTEPLVEEFDRSINAHELIKVKFVDHKDERKKLAELMAERTASDLVGVIGNIAIFYRPAENPEDRGIHLP, via the coding sequence ATGCTGGGATTGTCAGGAAGTCAGCGAAAATATCTGAAAGGCTTGGCCCACAGCCTCAAACCCGTGGTGCAGGTGGGGCAGCATGGACTGACCGAACCGCTGGTGGAAGAGTTCGACCGCTCCATCAACGCCCACGAACTGATCAAAGTCAAGTTCGTCGACCATAAAGACGAGCGCAAGAAGCTGGCTGAGTTGATGGCCGAGCGCACCGCCAGCGACCTGGTAGGCGTGATCGGCAACATCGCCATCTTCTACCGCCCCGCCGAAAACCCCGAAGACCGCGGCATCCACCTGCCTTGA
- a CDS encoding DUF4412 domain-containing protein: protein MKKLALAAIALTVLTANAWAGVVVEMTVTDLTNNQSRPAKIYAQDGLLRMDTEEPGEGSITVLFLGDSTAFILHEEQSYIEMDEETVARLSSQIDQAMKQMEEQLKNMPPAQREMMEKMMKDRMPNMMGEAMEPPVIEKGGTSQTAGYSCTMYEIYRKDEKVRELCAASRSELQAGEELVESFQAMAKFMQKMMEAMPQMSEMMEGTFAEFASIDGFPVMSRQFDDGQAVEETLLDSIQPMSLGPNIFKIPSGYKKQSVGN from the coding sequence ATGAAGAAACTGGCGCTTGCAGCAATTGCCCTGACGGTTCTGACGGCCAACGCCTGGGCGGGCGTGGTGGTCGAGATGACGGTGACCGACCTGACCAACAACCAAAGCCGGCCCGCCAAAATCTACGCACAGGACGGGCTCCTGCGGATGGACACGGAAGAGCCGGGGGAAGGGAGCATCACCGTCCTCTTCCTGGGCGACTCCACCGCCTTCATTCTTCACGAAGAGCAGTCCTACATCGAGATGGACGAGGAAACCGTGGCCCGGCTTTCCAGTCAGATCGATCAGGCCATGAAGCAGATGGAGGAGCAGTTGAAGAACATGCCTCCGGCCCAGCGCGAGATGATGGAAAAGATGATGAAGGATCGCATGCCCAACATGATGGGCGAGGCCATGGAGCCTCCGGTGATCGAGAAAGGCGGCACCAGCCAGACCGCCGGCTACAGTTGCACTATGTATGAAATCTACCGCAAGGACGAGAAAGTACGCGAACTGTGCGCCGCCTCGCGTTCCGAGCTGCAGGCCGGCGAAGAACTCGTCGAGTCCTTTCAGGCCATGGCCAAGTTCATGCAGAAGATGATGGAAGCCATGCCTCAGATGAGCGAGATGATGGAGGGCACTTTCGCCGAGTTCGCCTCCATAGACGGCTTTCCGGTCATGTCGCGCCAATTCGACGACGGCCAGGCCGTGGAAGAAACGCTGCTCGACAGCATCCAGCCGATGAGCCTGGGACCCAACATTTTCAAGATCCCCTCCGGCTACAAGAAGCAGAGCGTCGGCAACTGA
- the argH gene encoding argininosuccinate lyase — MAKLWGGRFSQQADEVFARFNASLPFDRRLLDCDLQAARAHCQALQEAGALSQEESERLQQALLQIGRQAQEDPSFIDQAIADGVEDVHSLVESQLQQRVGELGLKLNTGRSRNDQVATGFRLYLRGACDESLWLLRQLQSALLELAARNRQAVLPGYTHLQRAQPLLWPHYLLAYVEMLERDAQRFSEARRRINTCPLGAAALAGSNYPVDRRLQARLMGFEAVARNSVDAIADRDFVLDYTSAASILMMHLSRLCEDWILYSSSEFGFLSFGDAVTTGSSLMPQKKNPDALELIRGKSARVFAAHQGMLALLKGLPLAYNKDLQEDKEGAFDCADTVTDSLRIAAIVARHTTLHPERMRQAAGEGYLNATELADYLAGKGLPFRSAHEVAGKAVLRAIELGCPLEEMDLSEYRRISDLFASDLFQCLTLERTLASKDVEGGTAPSRVEAALQEARRRVAQAQRLLEESRESAAGPER; from the coding sequence ATGGCCAAGCTATGGGGAGGACGGTTTTCGCAGCAGGCCGATGAGGTCTTCGCCCGCTTCAACGCCTCTCTTCCTTTCGACCGCCGCCTGCTGGACTGCGACCTGCAAGCCGCCCGGGCCCACTGCCAGGCCCTGCAAGAGGCCGGGGCCCTGAGCCAAGAGGAGTCTGAACGCCTGCAGCAGGCCCTGCTGCAAATCGGCCGCCAGGCCCAAGAAGACCCCTCCTTCATCGATCAGGCCATCGCCGATGGCGTCGAGGACGTGCACAGCCTGGTGGAAAGCCAACTGCAGCAGCGGGTGGGCGAGTTGGGACTCAAGCTCAATACCGGACGCAGCCGCAATGACCAGGTGGCGACCGGCTTCCGGCTCTATCTGCGCGGGGCCTGCGACGAGTCGCTGTGGCTGCTCAGGCAATTGCAGTCGGCCCTGCTGGAACTGGCCGCCCGAAACCGGCAAGCCGTGCTCCCCGGCTATACCCATCTGCAACGGGCCCAACCGCTGCTCTGGCCGCACTACTTGCTGGCCTATGTGGAGATGTTGGAACGCGACGCTCAGCGCTTCTCTGAAGCCCGCCGCCGCATCAACACCTGTCCGTTGGGGGCCGCAGCCCTGGCCGGCTCAAACTATCCCGTGGACCGGCGGCTGCAAGCCCGCTTGATGGGCTTCGAAGCGGTGGCCCGCAACAGCGTGGACGCCATCGCCGACCGTGACTTCGTGCTCGACTACACTTCGGCCGCGTCGATCCTCATGATGCACCTTTCCCGTCTCTGCGAAGACTGGATCCTCTACAGCTCGAGCGAGTTCGGCTTCCTCAGCTTCGGCGATGCCGTCACCACCGGCTCATCGCTGATGCCTCAGAAGAAGAATCCCGACGCCCTGGAGCTGATCCGCGGCAAGTCGGCCCGCGTCTTCGCCGCCCATCAGGGCATGCTGGCGCTGCTCAAGGGACTGCCCCTGGCCTACAACAAGGACCTGCAAGAGGACAAGGAAGGCGCCTTCGACTGCGCCGACACGGTAACCGACAGCCTGCGTATCGCCGCCATCGTGGCCCGCCACACTACCCTCCATCCCGAGCGCATGCGCCAAGCCGCCGGCGAAGGCTATCTCAACGCCACCGAGTTGGCCGACTACCTGGCGGGCAAAGGACTGCCCTTCCGCAGCGCCCATGAAGTGGCGGGCAAGGCGGTGCTGAGGGCCATCGAACTGGGGTGTCCTCTGGAAGAGATGGACCTTTCGGAGTACCGCCGCATTTCTGACCTCTTCGCTTCCGATCTCTTTCAATGCCTGACTCTGGAGAGGACGCTGGCGTCCAAGGACGTGGAGGGCGGCACGGCCCCGTCACGGGTCGAGGCAGCCCTGCAAGAGGCCCGCCGCCGGGTGGCTCAGGCGCAGCGCCTGTTGGAGGAATCGCGGGAGTCCGCTGCGGGTCCCGAGCGCTGA